A part of Melittangium boletus DSM 14713 genomic DNA contains:
- a CDS encoding Ig-like domain-containing protein has protein sequence MSTHRLLFTVLPAVCLLLSCGAPPLEDPSAPASLQEGAPLQDVSPPGPPAPPQDGPILTAVDSAPPTTAITAPEPGGTHYGHVLIQATASDDVGVTRVEFYAGTSLVGTDTDAPYYFLWNTRTSPTGSLTLTSKAFDAAGNSTTSAGVPVTVARDTVAPTVTCTAPAPGATVGGLVRVEASASDDIGVQRVDFYVGETTLIGRATTPPYSILWDSSTLGDGPKTLKCYAWDHAQNSQTATVSVTTANPQSVTYDGLGAPRCRLGVSLCDTRDLTRGQGPQASEPNQPNTLRSSNCPDGGYGTFHYSHSVDRIAVFPRAGSNTPLSEGQLVRAEITVWASTNSPTGYAEDRLDLYLAADYRAPVWKHLTTLTPAASGEQKLGFTFNLPSGDTQVLRATMRKYYDALAPCGTESFVDHDDLILDVLPAIPDAEPPQVSWTAPIANATVSETIPLAINPTDNTRVSRVELYNSTYSYPIITLDRPPYTSTWNTRTVGNGPQTLTAKVYDSSGNVGTATMNVVVDNDYQAPTVTLTTPTYRGTVSGLYTFKANASDNKGVVRVEYYADSLLMGSSTTAPFDFTYDTLKLDVSPVYFKARAYDAAGNYGTSQEVFAYIGNPGNVVWDPGLKVPTCGYEHSTCSSDLLLYYMGSYESHTPNTLDGCPDRAWDPAQSPSVESIAVVSKDGGLLTRGKQAQLQVTYYMPDYAYSYYIVDVYSTTTVSGSPYWSRVLSWTPFRSGYTSPVYDFTLPSTTYMAFRVITRPTSSSVAACNSGTPVDHDDLVFRVK, from the coding sequence ATGTCCACCCATCGTCTTCTGTTCACGGTGCTGCCCGCCGTGTGCCTGCTGCTGTCCTGTGGTGCACCACCGCTCGAGGACCCCTCCGCTCCGGCGTCTCTCCAGGAGGGCGCGCCGCTCCAGGACGTCTCACCCCCGGGTCCTCCCGCTCCGCCCCAGGACGGTCCCATCCTCACGGCGGTGGACAGCGCGCCTCCGACCACGGCGATCACGGCGCCCGAGCCGGGCGGCACCCACTACGGACATGTGCTCATCCAGGCCACCGCGAGCGATGACGTCGGCGTGACGCGCGTGGAGTTCTACGCGGGCACCTCGCTGGTGGGCACCGACACCGACGCGCCCTACTACTTCCTCTGGAACACGCGCACGTCCCCCACGGGAAGCCTCACCCTCACCTCCAAGGCCTTCGACGCCGCGGGCAACAGCACCACCTCCGCTGGAGTCCCGGTGACGGTGGCCCGTGACACCGTCGCGCCGACCGTCACCTGCACCGCGCCCGCTCCGGGCGCCACCGTGGGAGGACTCGTGAGAGTCGAGGCCTCCGCGAGCGATGACATCGGCGTGCAGCGGGTGGACTTCTACGTGGGGGAGACCACGCTCATCGGCCGCGCCACCACGCCGCCCTACAGCATCCTCTGGGATTCCTCGACGCTCGGCGATGGGCCCAAGACGCTCAAGTGCTACGCGTGGGACCACGCGCAGAACAGCCAGACCGCCACGGTCAGCGTCACCACGGCCAATCCCCAGTCGGTCACCTATGACGGCCTGGGCGCTCCGCGCTGCCGGTTGGGCGTCTCGCTCTGCGATACTCGGGATCTGACGCGAGGCCAGGGGCCGCAGGCCTCGGAGCCCAACCAGCCCAACACCTTGCGCTCCAGCAACTGCCCGGACGGTGGCTATGGCACCTTCCATTACAGCCATTCCGTCGATCGGATCGCCGTCTTCCCCCGCGCGGGCTCCAATACGCCCCTCTCCGAGGGGCAGCTCGTCCGCGCCGAGATCACGGTCTGGGCGTCCACCAACTCCCCGACGGGGTATGCCGAGGACAGGCTCGATCTGTACCTCGCCGCCGACTACCGCGCTCCCGTCTGGAAACACCTGACCACACTGACCCCCGCGGCGAGCGGCGAGCAGAAGCTCGGCTTCACCTTCAACCTGCCCTCGGGCGACACGCAGGTCCTCCGGGCCACCATGCGGAAGTACTATGACGCGCTCGCGCCCTGCGGGACGGAATCCTTCGTCGACCATGACGACCTGATCCTGGACGTGCTCCCCGCCATCCCGGACGCCGAGCCGCCCCAGGTGTCCTGGACGGCGCCGATCGCCAACGCCACGGTGAGCGAGACCATCCCCCTCGCCATCAACCCGACTGACAACACGCGTGTGTCCCGCGTGGAGCTCTACAACTCCACCTATTCCTATCCCATCATCACCCTGGACAGGCCCCCCTATACGTCGACCTGGAACACGCGCACCGTCGGCAACGGGCCCCAGACGCTCACCGCCAAGGTCTATGATTCCTCGGGCAACGTCGGCACTGCCACGATGAACGTGGTGGTGGACAATGACTATCAGGCGCCCACCGTGACCCTGACCACCCCCACCTATCGGGGAACGGTGAGCGGCCTCTACACCTTCAAGGCCAACGCGAGCGACAACAAGGGCGTCGTGCGCGTGGAGTACTACGCGGACTCCCTGTTGATGGGCTCGAGCACCACGGCGCCCTTCGACTTCACGTACGACACACTCAAGCTGGATGTCAGCCCCGTGTACTTCAAGGCGCGGGCGTATGACGCCGCGGGCAACTATGGCACCAGCCAGGAGGTCTTCGCCTACATCGGCAATCCAGGCAACGTGGTGTGGGATCCCGGGTTGAAGGTGCCGACCTGCGGTTACGAGCACAGCACGTGTTCGAGCGACCTTCTCTTGTATTACATGGGCAGTTACGAGTCCCATACACCCAACACCCTGGATGGTTGCCCGGACAGGGCCTGGGATCCGGCTCAGTCGCCCTCCGTGGAGTCCATCGCCGTCGTCTCCAAGGACGGAGGCCTGCTGACGCGCGGCAAGCAGGCGCAGTTGCAGGTGACGTATTACATGCCGGATTACGCTTATTCCTATTACATCGTGGATGTCTATTCCACGACCACCGTGAGCGGGAGTCCCTACTGGTCAAGGGTCCTGTCCTGGACGCCCTTCAGGTCGGGCTACACCTCCCCCGTCTACGACTTCACCCTGCCCTCCACCACGTACATGGCCTTCCGCGTGATCACCCGGCCCACGTCGAGCTCGGTGGCCGCCTGCAACAGCGGCACTCCGGTCGACCACGACGATCTGGTCTTCCGCGTGAAGTAG
- a CDS encoding Calx-beta domain-containing protein — MGPVQGTPSEAGAQASFTVALSGPPSASVSVALTSDDPGEGQVSPAQLTFTPENWNAPQRVLVTGVDDDLADGPQDFSISFEPAQSDDSRYAGVTAPPVRMTNVDDDTAGFALTEASRATNEEGAQASFTVALHSQPLANVTLRFDSSDPGEGIVEHRELTFTPVNWRAPQTVTVTGMDDDEADGDQPYAIVFQRAQSEDPGYAPLTPSSVAFLNTDNDTAGFTLTPLSGDTTEAGGEASLTLVLNSQPSADVTVRVHSSDPGEGKVSTGTLTFTPANWKAPQTVRVTGVDDEGADGDQPYSLVFSTTSGDLAYAALKLPSVPLANLDDDSVGIRVSAASGPTSEAGGQASFTVALASKPLSPVTLPFQSSDETEGTLAVTRLTFTPVNWKAPQTVRVTGVDDELVDGDQPYAITFGATTSDDPAYAALTPAAVAMSNLDDDSAGILVGAPTGPTSEAGGQASFSVVLTAAPSSPVTLPFHSSDVTEGTLAITSLTFTPVNWNAPQAVLVSGVNDEVADGDQPYTIIFGATTSADPAYATLTPAAVAMSNLDDDSAGILVSAPTGPTSEAGGQVSFSVVLSSEPRASVTVRFQSSDSTEGTLSRTSLTFTPTNWKAPQTVLVTGVNDDLEDGNQPYAITFGTTTSADPTYAAITPAALSLTNVDDDTAGFVVVASGSTTESGGQATLTLSLTSEPYAPVVLLLASSDTTEATLSASRLTFTSTNWKAPQVVRVTGIDDDVADGDQPVTVLFTEVQSTDAAYVAAKPANVGFVNLDNDSAGILVSAVSGATTEAGGTASFTVVLSSQPLADVTLPLSSTNPSEGVLSTGSLVFTPVNWKAPQRVEVTGLDDELADGDQPYAIVFSASTSADPTYAGRTPANVPLVNGDDDTAGVVVSAASGPTSEAGGSATFTVVLTSRPFASVTYVFDSTDLSEGTVEPRSLTFTPSTWNVPRTVTVTGVNDSIADGDQPYAVAFEPPISDDATYAALVPASVALLNQDDGDSGGISLTPKSGTTTEAGGGVTFSAVLLSAPTASVTLHFQSNDLSEGTLDKTSVTFTPGDWNVPRTFTVTGVSDLLVDGDQPYAIVFSETTSADPTYDTLIPPPLTLVNLDTPGAATSRTWTFDSGLEGWSVTGTSATVGWNADNTPTSVPGGAVHAGARSLNYNNGVNYDDGADHSGTATSPFVHMGSGARPQLTFWCNHQTEETGTSYDQRFVRIHRRSNAGTVLAVEAQLSALASPAGACAAMGAWHLHTLDLDPAWGTVQVSFTFMTVDGQYNNYAGWFIDDVTLRFAP, encoded by the coding sequence GTGGGTCCTGTCCAGGGCACGCCCTCCGAGGCGGGCGCCCAGGCGAGCTTCACCGTGGCCCTGAGCGGCCCTCCCAGCGCCTCCGTGTCGGTGGCCTTGACGTCGGATGACCCCGGCGAAGGCCAGGTGTCTCCCGCGCAACTGACCTTCACTCCGGAGAACTGGAACGCCCCCCAGCGGGTCCTCGTCACGGGCGTGGATGATGACCTGGCGGATGGCCCCCAGGACTTCTCCATCTCCTTCGAGCCCGCCCAGAGCGACGACAGCCGCTATGCCGGGGTGACCGCCCCCCCGGTGCGGATGACCAACGTGGACGATGACACCGCGGGCTTCGCCCTCACGGAGGCCAGCCGCGCGACGAACGAGGAGGGCGCTCAGGCGAGCTTCACCGTGGCGCTCCACAGCCAACCCCTCGCGAACGTGACGCTGCGCTTCGACTCGTCGGACCCCGGCGAGGGCATCGTCGAGCACCGGGAACTCACCTTCACCCCCGTCAACTGGCGGGCGCCCCAGACGGTGACCGTGACGGGCATGGACGATGACGAGGCGGATGGCGACCAGCCCTACGCCATCGTCTTCCAGCGGGCCCAGAGCGAGGACCCCGGCTATGCCCCACTGACGCCTTCGAGCGTGGCGTTCCTCAACACGGACAACGACACCGCCGGCTTCACCCTGACGCCCCTCTCCGGCGATACGACCGAGGCGGGAGGAGAGGCCTCGCTGACCCTCGTCCTCAACAGCCAGCCCTCGGCGGATGTCACGGTCCGGGTCCACTCGAGTGATCCGGGTGAGGGAAAGGTCTCGACCGGGACGCTGACGTTCACCCCGGCCAACTGGAAGGCGCCCCAGACGGTGCGCGTCACCGGCGTGGACGACGAGGGGGCGGATGGCGACCAGCCCTACTCCCTCGTGTTCTCCACGACGAGTGGAGACCTCGCCTACGCCGCGCTCAAGCTCCCCTCCGTGCCACTGGCCAACCTCGACGATGACTCCGTGGGCATCCGGGTCAGCGCCGCCAGCGGCCCCACCAGCGAGGCGGGGGGACAGGCCTCCTTCACGGTCGCGCTCGCCTCCAAGCCCCTGAGCCCGGTCACGCTCCCCTTCCAGTCCAGCGACGAGACCGAAGGCACCCTCGCCGTCACGCGCCTCACGTTCACCCCGGTCAACTGGAAGGCGCCCCAGACGGTGCGCGTCACCGGTGTCGACGACGAGCTCGTGGACGGCGACCAGCCCTACGCCATCACCTTCGGCGCCACCACCAGCGACGATCCGGCGTACGCCGCCCTCACGCCCGCCGCGGTGGCCATGAGCAACCTCGACGATGACTCCGCGGGCATTCTCGTCGGCGCTCCCACGGGCCCCACGAGCGAGGCGGGGGGCCAGGCCTCCTTCTCCGTGGTGCTCACCGCGGCGCCCTCGAGTCCGGTCACGCTGCCCTTCCACTCCAGCGACGTGACCGAGGGCACGCTCGCCATCACCAGCCTCACATTCACCCCTGTCAACTGGAACGCGCCCCAGGCCGTGCTCGTCTCGGGCGTGAACGACGAGGTGGCGGACGGCGACCAGCCCTACACCATCATCTTCGGCGCCACCACCAGCGCCGACCCGGCATATGCCACCCTCACGCCCGCCGCGGTGGCCATGAGCAACCTCGACGATGACTCCGCGGGCATTCTCGTCAGCGCTCCCACGGGCCCCACGAGCGAGGCGGGAGGACAGGTCTCCTTCTCCGTGGTGCTCTCCTCGGAGCCTCGCGCGTCCGTCACCGTCCGGTTCCAATCCAGCGATTCGACGGAGGGAACCCTCTCGCGCACGAGCCTGACCTTCACACCCACCAACTGGAAGGCGCCACAGACGGTGCTCGTCACCGGCGTGAACGACGACCTGGAGGACGGCAACCAGCCCTATGCCATCACCTTCGGCACCACGACGAGCGCCGACCCCACCTACGCCGCGATCACGCCCGCCGCGTTGAGCCTCACCAACGTGGATGACGACACCGCCGGCTTCGTCGTGGTGGCCTCCGGGTCCACGACCGAGTCCGGGGGGCAGGCCACCCTCACCCTCTCCCTGACGTCCGAACCGTACGCCCCCGTCGTCCTCCTCCTCGCGTCGAGTGACACCACCGAGGCCACGCTGAGCGCGTCGCGCCTGACCTTCACGTCCACCAACTGGAAGGCGCCCCAGGTCGTGAGGGTCACGGGAATCGATGACGACGTGGCGGACGGCGATCAGCCCGTCACCGTCCTGTTCACGGAGGTGCAGAGCACGGACGCCGCCTATGTCGCCGCGAAGCCCGCGAACGTCGGCTTCGTCAACCTGGACAACGACTCGGCGGGAATCCTCGTCAGCGCGGTGAGTGGCGCCACCACCGAGGCCGGAGGCACGGCGTCCTTCACCGTCGTCCTGTCCTCGCAACCCCTCGCGGACGTGACGCTTCCGCTCTCCAGCACGAACCCCTCGGAGGGCGTCCTCTCCACGGGCTCGCTCGTCTTCACCCCCGTCAACTGGAAGGCGCCCCAGCGTGTCGAGGTGACGGGCCTGGACGACGAGCTCGCGGATGGAGACCAGCCCTACGCCATCGTCTTCTCGGCCAGCACGAGCGCGGATCCCACCTACGCGGGACGCACCCCCGCGAACGTGCCGCTCGTGAACGGAGATGACGATACGGCGGGCGTCGTCGTGAGCGCCGCGAGCGGTCCCACCTCGGAAGCGGGAGGCTCGGCCACCTTCACCGTGGTGCTCACGTCACGTCCCTTCGCGTCCGTCACCTACGTCTTCGACTCCACGGACCTCTCCGAGGGCACGGTGGAGCCCCGGAGCCTCACGTTCACCCCCTCGACCTGGAACGTCCCCCGGACGGTGACCGTCACGGGCGTGAACGACTCCATCGCCGACGGCGATCAGCCCTATGCGGTCGCCTTCGAGCCCCCGATCAGCGACGACGCCACCTACGCGGCGCTCGTCCCGGCGAGCGTGGCCCTCCTCAACCAGGACGACGGGGACTCGGGAGGCATCTCCCTCACCCCGAAGTCGGGCACCACCACCGAGGCTGGAGGCGGAGTCACCTTCTCCGCCGTGCTGCTGTCCGCCCCCACCGCCTCCGTCACCCTGCACTTCCAGTCGAACGATCTCTCCGAGGGCACGCTGGACAAGACGAGCGTGACCTTCACTCCGGGCGACTGGAACGTGCCGAGGACCTTCACCGTGACGGGCGTGAGCGACCTGCTCGTGGATGGCGACCAGCCGTACGCCATCGTCTTCTCGGAGACGACGAGCGCGGACCCCACCTATGACACCCTGATTCCGCCTCCGCTGACGCTCGTGAACCTCGACACGCCAGGCGCCGCGACCTCCAGGACCTGGACGTTCGACTCCGGACTCGAGGGCTGGAGCGTCACGGGCACCAGCGCCACGGTGGGCTGGAACGCGGACAACACCCCCACCTCCGTCCCGGGCGGTGCCGTGCACGCGGGGGCACGGAGCCTGAACTACAACAATGGCGTCAACTACGACGACGGCGCCGATCACTCCGGCACCGCCACCAGTCCCTTCGTCCACATGGGCTCGGGAGCGCGGCCGCAGCTCACCTTCTGGTGCAACCACCAGACGGAGGAGACGGGCACGAGCTATGACCAGCGCTTCGTGCGCATCCACCGGCGGAGCAACGCGGGCACCGTGCTCGCCGTGGAAGCCCAGTTGTCCGCCCTCGCGTCCCCGGCGGGAGCGTGCGCCGCGATGGGCGCGTGGCACCTCCACACCCTCGACCTCGACCCCGCCTGGGGCACCGTCCAGGTGAGCTTCACGTTCATGACCGTCGACGGCCAGTACAACAACTACGCCGGGTGGTTCATCGACGACGTCACCCTGCGCTTCGCTCCGTGA
- a CDS encoding DUF4185 domain-containing protein: MKTKKGWGRGGLAAAGWLLVLPPGMAGAVVPPDSTFFSTVHIESADSLNTVSDGDLWPSCWADDGHLYSANGDGRGFTMVEPRPDPVYDIAVSRIQGMPGGLTGTTLTTRISQTWKAGRYNRKPTGMVCVDGALYMAVQDLEWDFNDAPNATIAKSTDHGATWTWNTSAPMFGDYVFTTIMFLDYGKNNAWNTFDNYVYAYGLDFNWRDSFDNSVSDPTKLYLARVPKTSILNRATWEFYKGDLNGNASWTPDIAQRKPVLQDDRRIYASIRDPDVNRPRNTTVLSQGGVVYNKALNRYLYTSWTEYTFEFYEAPNPWGPWKKFMTKDYGGYPWSDTKNGGYATTIPSKFISADGKTMYVQSNTFMGSATNYNFSLRKLVLEPRVATTPSNGKSDAANLAIAANGTRPIEKSAHFGNTAFLNNGFLNDNEDSWDQENKTVDWWGYTWPRNYNLNKVSYTTGHMFSDGGWFSGNLRAQVRQNGQWVDVSNPQITPSYPFTSAAGTNKTYTFMFDDTWGDGVRIIGTPGGSAAFTSIGELAVHYATGVLQDSGFEKQTGTAVSAPWYVQGPDNKGIDRGLGLAHGGANNGWIHTASRDWNALKQDVQVTPNTNYVLTGWLRGSNNVVGGFFGVCTLPGVVISEVNYGSLPHYTLKSVAFNSGSNTTVSVYAGYWSPGADSFIQVDDLALSRQ; encoded by the coding sequence ATGAAAACGAAGAAGGGATGGGGCCGTGGTGGCCTGGCCGCGGCGGGATGGCTCCTGGTGCTGCCACCGGGAATGGCGGGGGCGGTCGTTCCTCCGGACAGCACGTTCTTCTCCACCGTTCACATCGAGTCGGCGGACTCCTTGAACACCGTATCGGATGGAGATCTCTGGCCCTCGTGCTGGGCGGACGACGGACATCTGTACTCGGCGAACGGAGATGGCCGGGGGTTCACGATGGTGGAGCCCCGCCCGGATCCCGTCTACGACATCGCGGTCAGCCGCATCCAGGGAATGCCTGGCGGCCTGACGGGAACGACGCTGACGACCCGGATCAGCCAGACGTGGAAGGCGGGCCGGTACAACCGCAAGCCGACGGGCATGGTGTGTGTGGACGGCGCGCTGTACATGGCCGTGCAGGATCTGGAGTGGGACTTCAACGACGCGCCCAACGCGACGATCGCCAAATCCACGGACCATGGCGCGACGTGGACCTGGAACACGTCCGCGCCGATGTTCGGCGATTACGTGTTCACGACGATCATGTTCCTGGACTACGGCAAGAACAACGCCTGGAACACGTTCGACAACTATGTGTATGCGTATGGGCTCGATTTCAACTGGCGTGACTCGTTCGACAACTCGGTATCGGATCCCACGAAGCTGTATCTGGCGCGGGTGCCCAAGACGAGCATCCTGAACCGGGCCACCTGGGAGTTCTACAAGGGCGATCTGAACGGGAACGCGTCCTGGACTCCGGACATCGCCCAGCGCAAGCCCGTCTTGCAGGATGACCGGCGCATCTACGCCAGCATCCGGGATCCGGATGTCAACCGTCCGCGCAACACGACCGTGCTGTCACAGGGCGGGGTCGTCTACAACAAGGCGCTCAACCGCTATCTCTACACGTCCTGGACCGAGTACACGTTCGAGTTCTACGAGGCGCCCAATCCCTGGGGTCCCTGGAAGAAGTTCATGACCAAGGACTACGGCGGCTATCCCTGGTCGGACACGAAGAATGGCGGCTACGCCACGACGATTCCCTCCAAGTTCATCAGCGCGGACGGCAAGACGATGTACGTGCAGTCCAATACCTTCATGGGCAGCGCCACCAACTACAACTTCTCCCTGCGCAAGTTGGTGCTGGAGCCCCGGGTGGCCACGACGCCGTCCAATGGCAAGAGCGACGCGGCCAACCTGGCCATCGCCGCCAATGGGACGCGGCCCATCGAGAAGTCGGCGCACTTTGGCAACACGGCCTTCTTGAACAATGGCTTCCTCAACGACAACGAGGACAGCTGGGATCAGGAGAACAAGACCGTGGATTGGTGGGGCTATACGTGGCCGCGCAACTACAACCTGAACAAGGTCAGCTACACGACCGGTCACATGTTCTCGGATGGAGGCTGGTTCAGCGGAAACCTCCGGGCCCAGGTGCGGCAGAACGGTCAATGGGTCGATGTCTCCAACCCGCAAATCACCCCCAGCTATCCGTTCACCTCCGCCGCCGGCACGAACAAGACGTACACGTTCATGTTCGACGACACCTGGGGGGATGGCGTGCGCATCATCGGCACGCCGGGAGGAAGCGCCGCCTTCACGTCCATTGGCGAGCTGGCCGTCCACTACGCGACCGGCGTCCTCCAGGATTCGGGCTTCGAGAAGCAGACGGGCACCGCGGTGTCCGCCCCCTGGTACGTGCAGGGCCCCGATAACAAGGGCATCGACCGGGGGCTGGGGCTCGCACACGGTGGCGCCAACAACGGGTGGATCCACACCGCCTCGCGCGACTGGAACGCCCTCAAGCAGGACGTGCAGGTCACTCCGAACACGAACTACGTCCTGACGGGGTGGCTCCGCGGCTCCAACAATGTCGTCGGTGGCTTCTTCGGCGTCTGCACGCTCCCGGGTGTCGTCATCAGCGAGGTCAACTACGGCTCGCTGCCCCACTACACGCTCAAGTCCGTGGCCTTCAACTCGGGGTCCAACACCACCGTGAGCGTGTACGCCGGTTACTGGTCTCCCGGCGCCGACTCGTTCATCCAGGTGGATGACCTCGCGCTGAGCCGGCAGTAG